One genomic window of Piliocolobus tephrosceles isolate RC106 chromosome 19, ASM277652v3, whole genome shotgun sequence includes the following:
- the ZNF74 gene encoding zinc finger protein 74 isoform X2, which produces MEIPAPGRSEPEKTALSSQDPALSLKENPEDISGWGLPEARSKESVSFKDVAVDFTQEEWGQLDSPQRALYRDVMLENYQNLLALGPPLHKPDVISHLERGEEPWSMQREVPGGPCPEWELKAVPSQQQGICKEEPAQEPIMERPLGGAQAWGRQAGALQRSQAAPWAPAHAIVWDVPVEKFPLRCPLFAQQRVPEGGRLLDTHKNVQATEGRTKAPARLCAGENISTPSEPHKFPQARRQRGAGAGEGEFVCGECGKAFRQSSSLTLHRRWHSREKAYKCDECGKAFTWSTNLLEHRRIHTGEKPFFCGECGKAFSCHSSLNVHQRIHTGERPYKCSACEKAFSCSSLLSMHLRVHTGEKPYRCGECGKAFNQRTHLTRHHRIHTGEKPYQCGSCGKAFTCHSSLTVHEKIHSGDKPFKCSDCEKAFNSRSRLTLHQRTHTGEKPFKCADCGKGFSCHAYLLVHRRIHSGEKPFKCNECGKAFSSHAYLIVHRRIHTGEKPFDCSQCWKAFSCHSSLIVHQRIHTGEKPYKCGECGRAFSQNHCLIKHQKIHSGEKSFKCEQCGEMFNWSSHLTEHQRLHSQGKPLAIQFNKHLLSTYYVPGSLLGAGDAGLRDVDPIDALDVAKLLCVVPPRAGRNFSLGSKPRN; this is translated from the exons ATGGAGATCCCTGCTCCCGGGAGATCGGAGCCCGAGAAGACAG CTCTTTCCTCTCAGGATCCTGCTCTTTCCCTGAAAGAGAATCCCGAGGACATATCGGGTTGGGGTCTTCCCGAAGCCAGGTCCAAG GAATCGGTGAGTTTCAAGGATGTGGCTGTGGACTTCACCCAGGAAGAGTGGGGTCAGCTAGACTCCCCTCAGAGGGCCTTGTACCGGGATGTGATGTTGGAGAACTACCAGAACCTTCTTGCCCTAG GACCTCCACTGCACAAGCCAGACGTGATCTCCCATCTGGAACGAGGCGAGGAGCCATGGAGCATGCAGAGGGAAGTCCCTGGAGGGCCCTGTCCAG AATGGGAGCTGAAGGCGGTGCCCTCTCAACAACAGGGCATTTGCAAAGAAGAACCGGCCCAGGAGCCCATCATGGAGCGGCCCCTGGGCGGGGCGCAGGCGTGGGGGCGCCAGGCCGGTGCTCTGCAGAGGAGTCAGGCTGCGCCCTGGGCGCCTGCACATGCTATCGTCTGGGACGTCCCTGTAGAGAAATTCCCCCTTAGGTGTCCCCTCTTCGCCCAGCAACGCGTTCCCGAGGGGGGACGCTTGCTGGACACACACAAGAACGTCCAGGCTACTGAGGGCAGAACCAAGGCTCCTGCTAGACTGTGTGCGGGAGAAAACATCTCTACGCCAAGTGAGCCGCACAAGTTCCCCCAGGCCCGCCGGCAGCGCGGGGCGGGCGCTGGGGAAGGCGAGTTCGTGTGCGGCGAATGCGGGAAGGCGTTCCGCCAGAGCTCCTCCCTCACGCTGCACCGGCGCTGGCACAGCCGGGAGAAGGCTTACAAGTGCGATGAGTGCGGCAAGGCCTTCACCTGGAGCACCAACCTACTGGAGCATCGGCGCATCCACACGGGCGAGAAGCCCTTCTTCTGCGGCGAGTGCGGGAAGGCCTTCAGCTGCCACTCGTCCCTCAACGTGCACCAGCGCATCCACACGGGCGAGCGGCCCTACAAGTGCAGCGCCTGCGAGAAGGCCTTCAGCTGCAGCTCACTGCTCAGCATGCACCTGCGGGTGCACACCGGCGAGAAGCCCTACCGGTGCGGCGAGTGCGGCAAGGCCTTCAACCAGCGTACGCACCTCACACGCCACCACCGCATACACACGGGCGAGAAGCCCTACCAGTGCGGATCCTGCGGCAAGGCCTTCACCTGCCACTCCTCCCTCACCGTGCACGAGAAGATCCACAGCGGGGACAAGCCTTTCAAGTGCAGCGACTGTGAGAAGGCCTTCAACAGCCGCTCGCGCCTCACCCTCCACCAGAGGACGCACACGGGCGAGAAGCCCTTCAAGTGCGCTGACTGCGGAAAGGGTTTCAGCTGCCACGCGTACCTGCTCGTGCACAGGCGCATCCACAGCGGCGAGAAGCCCTTCAAGTGCAACGAGTGCGGCAAAGCCTTCAGCTCCCACGCCTACCTCATCGTGCACCGGCGCATCCACACAGGCGAGAAGCCCTTCGACTGCAGCCAGTGTTGGAAGGCCTTCAGCTGCCACTCGTCCCTCATCGTGCACCAGCGCATCCACACGGGTGAGAAGCCCTACAAGTGCGGCGAGTGTGGCAGAGCCTTCAGTCAGAACCACTGTCTCATTAAACATCAGAAAATCCACTCCGGGGAGAAGTCGTTTAAGTGTGAACAATGTGGGGAGATGTTCAACTGGAGCTCGCACCTCACTGAGCACCAGAGGCTGCACAGCCAGGGGAAGCCCTTGGCCATCCAGTTCAACAAACACTTGCTCAGCACGTACTATGTGCCTGGCAGCCTGCTGGGTGCGGGGGATGCTGGGCTGAGGGACGTGGACCCCATCGACGCGCTGGATGTGGCAAAGCTCTTGTGTGTCGTTCCGCCCCGAGCTGGCAGGAATTTCTCCCTGGGAAGCAAACCTCGAAACTAA
- the ZNF74 gene encoding zinc finger protein 74 isoform X1: MEIPAPGRSEPEKTALSSQDPALSLKENPEDISGWGLPEARSKESVSFKDVAVDFTQEEWGQLDSPQRALYRDVMLENYQNLLALAGPPLHKPDVISHLERGEEPWSMQREVPGGPCPEWELKAVPSQQQGICKEEPAQEPIMERPLGGAQAWGRQAGALQRSQAAPWAPAHAIVWDVPVEKFPLRCPLFAQQRVPEGGRLLDTHKNVQATEGRTKAPARLCAGENISTPSEPHKFPQARRQRGAGAGEGEFVCGECGKAFRQSSSLTLHRRWHSREKAYKCDECGKAFTWSTNLLEHRRIHTGEKPFFCGECGKAFSCHSSLNVHQRIHTGERPYKCSACEKAFSCSSLLSMHLRVHTGEKPYRCGECGKAFNQRTHLTRHHRIHTGEKPYQCGSCGKAFTCHSSLTVHEKIHSGDKPFKCSDCEKAFNSRSRLTLHQRTHTGEKPFKCADCGKGFSCHAYLLVHRRIHSGEKPFKCNECGKAFSSHAYLIVHRRIHTGEKPFDCSQCWKAFSCHSSLIVHQRIHTGEKPYKCGECGRAFSQNHCLIKHQKIHSGEKSFKCEQCGEMFNWSSHLTEHQRLHSQGKPLAIQFNKHLLSTYYVPGSLLGAGDAGLRDVDPIDALDVAKLLCVVPPRAGRNFSLGSKPRN, translated from the exons ATGGAGATCCCTGCTCCCGGGAGATCGGAGCCCGAGAAGACAG CTCTTTCCTCTCAGGATCCTGCTCTTTCCCTGAAAGAGAATCCCGAGGACATATCGGGTTGGGGTCTTCCCGAAGCCAGGTCCAAG GAATCGGTGAGTTTCAAGGATGTGGCTGTGGACTTCACCCAGGAAGAGTGGGGTCAGCTAGACTCCCCTCAGAGGGCCTTGTACCGGGATGTGATGTTGGAGAACTACCAGAACCTTCTTGCCCTAG CAGGACCTCCACTGCACAAGCCAGACGTGATCTCCCATCTGGAACGAGGCGAGGAGCCATGGAGCATGCAGAGGGAAGTCCCTGGAGGGCCCTGTCCAG AATGGGAGCTGAAGGCGGTGCCCTCTCAACAACAGGGCATTTGCAAAGAAGAACCGGCCCAGGAGCCCATCATGGAGCGGCCCCTGGGCGGGGCGCAGGCGTGGGGGCGCCAGGCCGGTGCTCTGCAGAGGAGTCAGGCTGCGCCCTGGGCGCCTGCACATGCTATCGTCTGGGACGTCCCTGTAGAGAAATTCCCCCTTAGGTGTCCCCTCTTCGCCCAGCAACGCGTTCCCGAGGGGGGACGCTTGCTGGACACACACAAGAACGTCCAGGCTACTGAGGGCAGAACCAAGGCTCCTGCTAGACTGTGTGCGGGAGAAAACATCTCTACGCCAAGTGAGCCGCACAAGTTCCCCCAGGCCCGCCGGCAGCGCGGGGCGGGCGCTGGGGAAGGCGAGTTCGTGTGCGGCGAATGCGGGAAGGCGTTCCGCCAGAGCTCCTCCCTCACGCTGCACCGGCGCTGGCACAGCCGGGAGAAGGCTTACAAGTGCGATGAGTGCGGCAAGGCCTTCACCTGGAGCACCAACCTACTGGAGCATCGGCGCATCCACACGGGCGAGAAGCCCTTCTTCTGCGGCGAGTGCGGGAAGGCCTTCAGCTGCCACTCGTCCCTCAACGTGCACCAGCGCATCCACACGGGCGAGCGGCCCTACAAGTGCAGCGCCTGCGAGAAGGCCTTCAGCTGCAGCTCACTGCTCAGCATGCACCTGCGGGTGCACACCGGCGAGAAGCCCTACCGGTGCGGCGAGTGCGGCAAGGCCTTCAACCAGCGTACGCACCTCACACGCCACCACCGCATACACACGGGCGAGAAGCCCTACCAGTGCGGATCCTGCGGCAAGGCCTTCACCTGCCACTCCTCCCTCACCGTGCACGAGAAGATCCACAGCGGGGACAAGCCTTTCAAGTGCAGCGACTGTGAGAAGGCCTTCAACAGCCGCTCGCGCCTCACCCTCCACCAGAGGACGCACACGGGCGAGAAGCCCTTCAAGTGCGCTGACTGCGGAAAGGGTTTCAGCTGCCACGCGTACCTGCTCGTGCACAGGCGCATCCACAGCGGCGAGAAGCCCTTCAAGTGCAACGAGTGCGGCAAAGCCTTCAGCTCCCACGCCTACCTCATCGTGCACCGGCGCATCCACACAGGCGAGAAGCCCTTCGACTGCAGCCAGTGTTGGAAGGCCTTCAGCTGCCACTCGTCCCTCATCGTGCACCAGCGCATCCACACGGGTGAGAAGCCCTACAAGTGCGGCGAGTGTGGCAGAGCCTTCAGTCAGAACCACTGTCTCATTAAACATCAGAAAATCCACTCCGGGGAGAAGTCGTTTAAGTGTGAACAATGTGGGGAGATGTTCAACTGGAGCTCGCACCTCACTGAGCACCAGAGGCTGCACAGCCAGGGGAAGCCCTTGGCCATCCAGTTCAACAAACACTTGCTCAGCACGTACTATGTGCCTGGCAGCCTGCTGGGTGCGGGGGATGCTGGGCTGAGGGACGTGGACCCCATCGACGCGCTGGATGTGGCAAAGCTCTTGTGTGTCGTTCCGCCCCGAGCTGGCAGGAATTTCTCCCTGGGAAGCAAACCTCGAAACTAA